In a single window of the Orcinus orca chromosome 9, mOrcOrc1.1, whole genome shotgun sequence genome:
- the ATP6V1F gene encoding V-type proton ATPase subunit F has protein sequence MAGRGKLIAVIGDEDTVTGFLLGGIGELNKNRHPNFLVVEKDTTINEIEDTFRQFLNRDDIGIILINQYIAEMVRHALDAHQRSIPAVLEIPSKEHPYDAAKDSILRRARGMFTAEDLR, from the exons atggcggggagggggaagctaaTTGCGGTGATCGGAGACGAGGACACGGTGACTGGCTTCCTGCTGGGCGGCATAGGGGAGCTTAACAAGAACCGCCACCCTAATTTCCTGGTGGTGGAGAAAGATACTACCATCAATGAGATCGAAGACACTTTCCG GCAGTTTCTAAACCGGGACGACATCGGCATCATCCTCATCAACCAGTACATCGCAGAGATGGTGCGGCACGCGCTCGATGCCCACCAGCGCTCCATTCCGGCCGTGCTGGAGATCCCATCCAAGGAGCACCCCTACGATGCTGCCAAGGACTCCATCCTGCGCAGGGCCAGGGGCATGTTCACGGCCGAAGACCTGCGCTAG